The Bernardetia litoralis DSM 6794 genome includes a window with the following:
- a CDS encoding transposase — protein MTQKNLFFMITNLNLSAKAIGDIYSLPWKIEYCFKHLKTNSFQLEQINLKTESRSRLLMAITVFAYTISIQEGIKTYKKVPIKKYKDGSVEKQESLFRHGVNKIMAVCLFFTTFCSYLLKKIEQSKKRRISTIIKNV, from the coding sequence ATGACCCAAAAGAACCTTTTCTTTATGATAACTAATTTGAACTTATCTGCTAAAGCAATAGGCGATATATATAGTTTGCCTTGGAAAATAGAATACTGTTTTAAACATCTGAAAACAAATAGTTTTCAGTTAGAACAAATTAATCTAAAAACAGAAAGTAGATCTCGTTTATTGATGGCAATTACAGTTTTTGCTTATACAATTTCTATTCAAGAAGGAATAAAAACATACAAAAAAGTCCCTATCAAAAAATATAAAGATGGTTCGGTAGAAAAACAAGAATCACTATTTAGACATGGAGTAAATAAAATAATGGCTGTTTGCTTATTTTTTACTACTTTTTGCTCCTATTTATTGAAAAAAATAGAACAGTCAAAAAAACGCAGAATATCAACAATTATTAAAAATGTCTAG
- a CDS encoding tetratricopeptide repeat protein — MNIQTINIAIQEENFEKAVEISTNLLNEFTQNSTKEELKFISEGEVLFRRGYAYFRLQEFQKALRDYNLSIQKAENPDVYSERGVLFFTVGKLAEALVNMNIALDLEPDNPYRYSSRAYIRAAAGMTVLAMQDYRKAVELDPEDAVAHNNLGLLEEKVGYQLKADKRFEKADKLREEQSKEDEMLTTMVDSKISQEEENNAKNKNIKIKESNSVLNQDSKDELDVIPQTYKSALKQMFSSKEAFSDALKKAKDVYFKK, encoded by the coding sequence ATGAATATTCAAACCATAAATATAGCTATTCAAGAGGAGAATTTTGAAAAAGCTGTCGAAATTTCTACTAATTTATTAAATGAATTTACTCAAAACTCTACAAAAGAGGAGCTAAAATTTATTTCTGAAGGTGAAGTTTTATTCCGTCGTGGTTATGCTTATTTCAGATTACAAGAATTTCAAAAGGCATTAAGAGATTATAATTTGTCTATTCAAAAAGCTGAAAATCCAGATGTGTATAGTGAGCGTGGAGTTCTTTTTTTTACAGTCGGGAAGCTGGCTGAAGCATTAGTAAATATGAATATTGCATTAGATTTAGAACCTGATAATCCGTATCGTTATTCTAGTCGTGCTTATATTCGTGCAGCAGCAGGAATGACTGTTTTGGCAATGCAAGATTATAGAAAAGCTGTTGAATTAGACCCAGAAGATGCCGTCGCTCATAATAATTTGGGACTTTTAGAGGAAAAAGTAGGCTATCAATTGAAGGCTGATAAGCGTTTTGAAAAAGCTGATAAACTCAGAGAAGAACAAAGCAAAGAAGATGAAATGCTAACAACAATGGTAGATTCAAAGATTAGTCAAGAAGAAGAAAATAATGCTAAAAATAAAAATATCAAAATAAAAGAATCAAATTCTGTATTAAATCAAGATTCTAAAGATGAGCTAGATGTTATTCCCCAAACTTACAAAAGTGCTTTGAAGCAAATGTTTTCTTCAAAAGAAGCCTTTAGTGATGCTCTTAAAAAAGCTAAAGATGTTTATTTTAAAAAATAA